In the Planctomycetota bacterium genome, GTATGGCCTCGTCCCGTTCCAGGACACCTAACTGTTCGCCATTTTCACCAATAACCCGCAGCGGCGAAATTCGGATTTGCTCGTTGATCCGCTGCCTGAAGTCCTTCAAGCCGTTCTCCTTATTCTAGGACCGGGTTCCTTGCGTGCGGTCTATCTTGAGCCCCTCGGGGCCGTCGGCCTCAGCCGGCGCTCGCGGATTTCGGTTTGTGCCCGCCCGATGAACGCTTCGACCGTCTCGCCGCCGAGATCGCCCAGCGCCTTGTCGCGGACGGCGACGGTTTCGGCGGTCGCCTCCTTCTCACCCACGACCAGCATGTAGGGGATCCGCCGGCCGATGGCCGACCGGATCTTCGCCCCCACCTTGTCGCTCGAGAGGTCGGCCTCGGCCCGGAAACCGGCTTGGCGGAGGCGCTCGAGCACCTGGCCGGCGTAGGCGTCAAACCGCTCGCTGACCGGCAGGATGACAGCCTGGAGCGGCGCGAGCCAGAGCGGAAAATCGCCCCCGTAGTGCTCGATCAGGATGCCCAGGAACCGCTCGATGCTGCCGAGAATCGCGCGGTGGATCATCGCCGGCCGGTGCTCGCGGTTGTCGGACCCGACGTACGCGAGGTCGAACCGTTCGGGCATGGCGAGGTCCACCTGGATCGTTCCGCACTGCCACGACCGCCCGAGGCAGTCGCGGATGTGGTAATCGATCTTCGGTGCGTAGAAGGCCCCCTCCCCTTCGTTCACCTTGTACTTGAGGCCGCGCGCCTCGAGCGCCTCCCGCAGGGCCCCCGTCGCGTGTTTCCACATCGCGTCGGTGCCGATGGAGTGCTCCGGCCGCGTCGAGAGTTCCACCCGCACATCCTCGAAGCCGAACGTCCGGTACACGAGGTCCACAAGATCAATGATGCGGACGACCTCGTCCTTCAGTTGCTCGGGCAGACAGAAGACGTGGGCGTCGTCCTGTGTGAACTGGCGGACGCGCATCAGGCCGTGCAGCACGCCGCTCTTCTCGTGCCGGTGCACGAGGCCCAACTCGGCCACGCGCATCGGGAACTCGCGGTACGAATGGGGCCGGTCGAGGTAAATCAGGAGTCCGCCCGGGCAGTTCATCGGTTTGACGGCGAACGGTTCATCGTCCACCCGCGTGAAGTACATAGCCTCGCGGTAATTGTCCCAGTGTCCGCTGCGGTGCCAGAGGGCCTCGCTCAAGATGATCGGCGTGCGGACCTC is a window encoding:
- the thrS gene encoding threonine--tRNA ligase — protein: MPTVKLPDGSNLEVAEGTTVAEVANRIGSRLAQAAVAARLSGKLVDLGTRLDADAAYDLEILTDKSDQALSILRHSTAHVMAAAVRRLYGLAVRFGIGPSIEDGFYYDFDLAERIADEDLAKIETEMAKIIAERTPFQRETVAGGEARRRMEADGQWCKVELLNDIASNPLRGGEQLADAEAKPETAETVTLYRTGDFVDLCRGPHIPDAGRIPAFKLLSVAGSYWRGDSTRPMLQRIYGTAFFSKKALQEHLARLEEAKRRDHRRLGKELDLFSFHEEGPGFAFLHPNGVVVMNAILDFWREVHREAGYVEVRTPIILSEALWHRSGHWDNYREAMYFTRVDDEPFAVKPMNCPGGLLIYLDRPHSYREFPMRVAELGLVHRHEKSGVLHGLMRVRQFTQDDAHVFCLPEQLKDEVVRIIDLVDLVYRTFGFEDVRVELSTRPEHSIGTDAMWKHATGALREALEARGLKYKVNEGEGAFYAPKIDYHIRDCLGRSWQCGTIQVDLAMPERFDLAYVGSDNREHRPAMIHRAILGSIERFLGILIEHYGGDFPLWLAPLQAVILPVSERFDAYAGQVLERLRQAGFRAEADLSSDKVGAKIRSAIGRRIPYMLVVGEKEATAETVAVRDKALGDLGGETVEAFIGRAQTEIRERRLRPTAPRGSR